The Flammeovirga pectinis genomic interval TGGTTCTTCGTTTAGTAATATTGTAACTTTATCAAAATAGGACAGGTTATAGTCAGGGGTAGAGGTTATTTGTTTACCTTCCAAATTTATAAAATTTCTTTTTGGAGGGTGGCTAAATTGATCAAAAGAATACGCATGGATTTGCTTAGATAAATCAACAGCTTCTTGAAAGTTACTCTCCTTTGATGGTGTAGCCATAAGATTAATTATTATGGTATTTGATTTGAAGGAAACTACAGTATATCCATTCGGTGTTTCTCCTTTATAATCTAGAGGTGTAAATAAATACTTTCCGTTACTATCATCTATACAGCTCTTTTGCCAAATGTTTTTTGCTGAAAAAGAAAGTGATATTTCCTTTGTAGATGTTGGAATATCAATTATAACAGGACCATTTTTAACAGAAATAAAAACAGTAGTGGATACTGTTTTTGATAAAGAATCTGTAGGTATGGATGTGTAATATATGGTATTGTAACCTCCTCCAAGATTAAAATGACCTTCTCTATATTGCAACATACTTACCGCAGGAAAAGACCAATTAATAACCTCAAAACCTCTTTGGTAAGCAACCTGATATTCCCAATTTATCTTGGCATTTTTTTCTTGTACATTTACGCCTTGAGCCATTATTGCTGTACTTATAAAAAATAGTAATGCAAACAATATAAAGGTGAGTTTTATAAAATTTTTCATAGCATTTATTTTTCTTGCATTATTGATATTAGCTTATCGTTTTCAAAAAATAGATAAACAGTTTTTTTAACGATAGATTGGTATTCTAATAGTATATATTTTCCCCAAGTACCTTCAATATTACGTTCTCTATTCGGTAACTTTAGAATACTTTTTACTTCTGAAGTTGACATACCAAGGGCTAATTTTTTCTTTGATTTATTTTTTTCCTTATTTTTATCAATTTTATTGATATGTACCGTCTTTAGCTTTCCATTTTCAATTTTTTGAACTTTTAGAAATACATTTCGTTTATCGGCACCTGTGATAATATATTTTTCATTTTTTATTGATACAGTATCTTTTACTGCCAATTGTTGGGCATTTGTTATTGTAGCAACCCCTAACAATAGTAAAAATAGTGACATTAATTTTTTCATAGATATAGATTTATTTGTTGTTTGATAATGTGAGATCTCCTGGAATCCATGATTTATTAAACCATCTATCCGTTGGATTATTTATTCTGAGAATGGTATAAAAACCGTTGTTAGGTATAGTCTGAATCCAATTTTCTAGTTTTCCTTTCGGAGCTTTTGGACCAAACCATAAGGTGTAAGAACCGTCTTTATTTGATTTAATATTTTCTTTTTGACTGTCAATCCCAGCAGTTAACTGATTTGTTTCTAGTAAAGAGCGTGTATGATTATCGTAAACAATAACAGACCAATTATTTTCTGTAGGAATGTTAGCAGGTAATGTTAATGTATATGTTTTACCACCATCAAAATGGTTACTGGCTACATCTGTAGCACTTATAGCATATACAGCATTAGCAAATTTATTTGTATTTCCTGCTGTAAGAAAATGATACATTGGCAGGTCGTCTATTAAACACTTAGTATTCTCAGTATTATTAAGGTCTTTAAGAATACCTGTAAACCACTGCCTCTTTTCAGGATATAGAAATGCTTCTTTATCTCTAGCATTAATGACGTTTGCTCTTACATAAGCATTACCTATCGCAGCCCCTTCTTTAAATATTGTTTGCATACGCTTATTGGGAGTAAACGCTTTGTCTTTTTTTATACCAATAGAGGCAAATAGACGTACAAGTTCAGCATCAAAAGAAGTCTCTGATTCATATTGAACCATAGCATTTAATTCTGTAAAAAAGTCTTCGTTGTTAGCATGTACAGTATTAATATACAAGCCATTAGCATCAATAAATTTTTGAAAAGAAGGAATGTTAGCTTTAGATAGAGGATACATTTTACACCCTTCTTTTAATAGCTGTATAGCCTCTGTGGAACTATTGTTTTCTTCAAGTAATCTTAGAAAGATCCAATTTCTATAGCTTTTTGATTTACTTACTTTATATCCTTTAGGAATTGAACCTGTATAATCTGGTCCTACAAATAGATATTTAATGTTCTGTTCTTGTCCCGAAATGTTCATATCAAGAACATGACTCATGAATGCATCGTTAACCGTACCAATAATTTTAGGGTTTATCTCAACAATCCAAGGCTCTACTTTTAAATTTAATTCTCCTAAAGCATAAGAAGTTGTTCTATTTGGAGTTAAGGCAATAAACCGGGCATCATTAAAGTTTGTTGTTAGTAATAAATCACCAGGGGTAGTACCAGCATCTTTTATTCCTTCAAGTATTGCATAAGTAGAAGCTATAGTTATACCCTTAGTAAAGGACTGAGTAACTTTAGAAAGATCCATAAAGTAACGTACTTTATCAATGGTCTCTTCTGTTGGTAATGCATGTTTGAAATTTAGATCACCGATTAGATTAGTTGTAACTAAATCAGGTATTAATATTTTATCAGGAACATTGGCTTTGTATGTTAAACCTTCGTTTTCGTCATTAGGTTTATCTCTGAAAGGTGATCCACTTTCAAAAGCAAAAACTGTCATTAACATAATCGATATACCAATCGCAACTACATCCATTTTATTTAAGATTTTTATTTTTTCTTAAAACAAATGTAGAGGAGTTATCTCTTTTATATTAGTTAAATACCGTATTATACGGTGAACTGATAGAGGTATTATTAGCTACTTTGGTGAGGTATTGTTGTTAGAGAAATCGATTGTTACTATTAGTAATAGTAGCTATAAAGTAAACAATGGAACGATTATAATTTTAGATAAATTACAATTGTTCCACGGTTTGTTATATGTTCCCCAATAAAATTAACTTATACTTTTTATTGAATCTGAGATTGAATAAAAGTTGCTATTTTATACTAATTTTTTGAATAGAATTTAAATTTAATCTTTTGCTACAATTATTTTAACTGTTTTCTTATAGGTTTTAAGATAATGTAATCCCGATTTTAAGTTAGATAAATTTATTACATCATTTTGTTGTAATAATGTACCCCTTAATTCTATTTGTCCTAAAGCGTTAATTATTTGATAATTAATATCTTGTGATGCATTATGTTCTATAGTCAAAGTATTTCTAGAAGGATTCGGGTAGTAACTTAGAATAAACTCATTGGTAGATTCCTTTTGTATCGAAATGCTATTAGAATAGGTATATTGTCTATCAAAATCAGTTTGCTTTAATCTGTAATATGATTTTTTAGAAAAAGGAGTTGTATCTACAGTTGTATATTTTAAAGTGGTAGAAGAGTTTCCTGCCCCTTTAATTGTCTCTATTATTTGCCAATTTTTACCATCTTTAGAACGTTCTAATGTAAAAAAGTCGTTATTGATTTCTGAAGCTGTTTCCCAAGTAAATAGTACTTGATTATTTTCTAAACTCCCCGTAAAACTTAAAAGTTCTATGGGTAGATCGTCAGAATTACTAAATTTAGTAGTAAATATACTCCAAGCAGAACGTTCAGCGTCAATACTTGTACCATTAAAATCGGCATCTTCTTTAAATTGACCTGAAATAATAATGTCACCACCACTGTTAATAGATATTGATTGTGTTTCTAGTGTGCCTGTTGGAGAAGAAGAAGACCTTGTCCATTCTTGATTGCCATCTGAATCAAGTTTCACAATAGTATTATCAGTTGTAAGATATACGTCATCTAATTGGTCTACAACAGTAGCAACTCCTGATTGATCTCCAGATCCTCCATACGATTCTAGCCAAATTAATGTTCCGGCAGAGTTATATTTAGCAATAAATGCATCATTATCATTACTTGTATTTACAGTGTTTATTGTTCCGTTATAATAACCAGTAATATAGAAGTTGTCATTAGAATCAACAATAATACCATTTCCACTTGCTGTTCCTGTATTTGTTGTAGACTTAAACCATTGTAATTCACCGTCATAATTGAATTTGGTGATAAAAATATCACTACTGCCACTTGTGAAATCAGTGAGGGTTATATTAGTATCAGAATAGTCATTACTAACTCCATCTGTAGCTGTTTTAATTTTTGATTGTGAAGTGTTTATAGACCCGGTAATATATATATTATCATTAGAATCGGTACTGAGAGATTTTGCACCTATTGTTGCATAATATTCAATACTTCCTATCCATGTAGCAGTACCATCAGAATCAAATTTAGCAACAAAAAGACTTTGAGTACTTCCAGAAATTGATAACCCTTCACAACTTATTGTTCCTGCGGCATAAGAACCAGTTACTACGATATTTCCAGAAGTATCAATTGTAACGGATTCTCCTTTTATACTACTTGTACCCTTTATTTCTTTTACCCATTGGAACACACCACTAGAGTTGTACTTTACAATAAAAGTATCTTGCTGCCCTGAAGTTGTTATTGTATTTGCCCCGTCAAAGTTAGCTGAGTCTTCATAATACCCTACTAAATAAATATTTCCAGAGCCGTCTGTTTTAATAGATCGAATATAATCATGGCTATCTTTTCCTCCTAGACTTTCCATCCAGAGTACTACTCCATCTGTATCGTATTTAATAATAAATCCATCATAACCAATACCTTCTTCTGCTGAAATACTTTCACTGCCTGCAACAAAAGTTTCACCTGAACTTGTTCCATAATAACCTACATTATATGTATTTCCAGAGTTATCTGTTGTATTGAAAGTACCATAAGCGTTTGTACTAAGCGTTGTTTCTGCAAACTGAGCCCATTCAGTACTTGGTTGTCCGAATAAAGCGAAATGAATATTTATAAAAAGTGATAATAAGAATAATCTCTTCATGATAATAGCTATATAGATAGTAGTTAAGTTGTAGAAAGGGTATTATTTACAGAATATTATTTTTAGGTCTATATTTACATACAGCTATAACAAAGTAGATAAGTTAATAGTTCTCATTATATGGATTGTTTGATAAAGAAAAATCACATAGATAACCCAGCTTTATTTAATCCAGAAATTATATGTTCTACGAGTACATTTTCTTTTAATAATTTACTCATAAATGCACGTCCATTTTTTTGGAAATCGGGGTCTAATTCTAATAATAATCTAATATGTTCTTTAGCAATATCAACTTTATTAAGTTGGCCAAAGATGGCAGATTTTAGAATTGATTCCCAGATTAAACCAGGTACATGGTATTTATTTACTTCTTCTAAAGCTAAATTGTAATCAAATTTTCTATAATGATATAATGTAGTTACACCATAAATGTATAACGGGAAATTAATGTTTTTCTTAATAATTTCATCAACCATTTCTTTGCCTTGTTCCCACTCTCCATAAAAGCTTAGACATAAAGCATATGTACCAAGTCTAATAGGGCTACTAGGTGTATATTCTAAATGCTTATTTGTTAATTGGATAAACCTATCTCTCTCATTATGGTAAAATGTTTTGTTTAATAAAGCTATTTGAGCAAGGTGATTTTGTGGATCAATTTTATAAGCTGTTTCAGCCAATTCTCCACTTCTTCTAAAATAGTCTTCAGCCTCTTTTTCTGATCTAACATATTTTCGTCTGAATAATAATGATTGTATAGATAATAAAGTAGCGGAAGTAGGGGATTTCTGTAGATAACTAGCCACATCTGCTTCTAGTTTTTTCTCTAAGTTGGGAGATAATGTATTTACAAAATGATAATATTTAAGTGTAATATCATATTCATTGACTTCATAATTTTGCTTTAGATTTATTGCTTCATTTATTTTCTGATTAATAATGCCATACTCTGCACCAATCTTATTAGCGATAAAACTAGATATGTTTTCTTGAATTTGAAAGATATTATCAGAAGCTAAATTAATTTTAATCTTTTCATTACTAAGGTTAATATCAGTAGTAAGGTCTTTTAATCGAATAAACAATTGTACTTGTTTACCAAAACTGGTTAAGTCTCCTTCAATAAGATAACGTATGTTTTGTTTTTTAATTTCTTGTAATTTATCAAATGAAGAGGAGATATTATTCGGAATGTAACCTACAACATCCAAATGATCATATTTAGTTAGTTCATAAGAAATTTCTTGTGCTAACCCTTGTGCAAAATAGTTAAGTTCTTTGTTTTCTGATAAAATAGAAAAAGGCAAAACAGTTACTGTCATATTATGCTTTTGAGAAAGTAATGTTTTCTCTTCTTTCACCTGATTATCAAATGTAATTTTTGGTATATACCTTCCTTTTGGAATTTCAATTATCACAGTATCCTCTTTTCCTTCATCTAGGTAATACTCCTTAATTAATCGTCTTAATCTACCTGCATGGATTCTAACTAAAGCATTCTGATCTGGATCAAAATTATCGTTCTGATTAAATACATCAATACCTATAGAATACCCTTTTAGTTGCTTTTCTCTACCCTCAATATATTCTGTAACAACATGAGCAAGAAACTTTTGTAATAAAGGTTTACTCTTAAATTCTGTAGTATTTATAATCTTTTCTAATTGGTTTTCAATTAGGTCTTTTTTCTTAGACAGGTCTTCCATATAGGTATTTTTTACAGCTTAATATGCTAAATAACTGATGTGAAAATAAGTAAGTAGTATAGCTTTAAAACGATTTTTAATTAAATATGTTGGGGTATTGGTAGTGCTACAAATAATATAAATAAATAATTATGAAGTATTAATAACTCATTTAGAAAAACACAATAAAATAGTTTAAATACATAGAAAAATTATAACAGGCCTAGTGTTTTTTTTATAAAAGATGGAAATTTATTTTAACCGTAAAACACGGTGTTTAACTAACATATAATAGAACGAATATATAGTTTTGTAGCTCAATAATTAAGGAATATGAAAAGAAATAATACTGAACTGATAGAATCCCTTAATAATGAATTTAGATTAATAGATTCTTTACTCAGAAAGTTATCTCTCAAAGAAGAAATATTCTCTGAATTGATGGAAGATTACTTCAAGTGCCTCACAGAAATTGATTATATAAATCAGCTAGGTAAAGAAGCTATTTACAATCAGTACAATGATACTTTATTCGATTTGAGAATTGAAATTTTAATAAAAATACAATCTTTGTAACGTATTCTTAATATCGTTACATATAAATATATTATTTAAAATGATACAGAATTTTTTACAAAAAATATTCGGCTCTAAATCAGGTCGAGATTTAAAAAGCTTATTACCTGTAGCGGTAAGTATAAATAGAGAATATTTAAAATTGCGTCATATTTCTGATGATGAATTAAGAAACAAAACTGTAGAGTTTATCAATTATATTGACAATGAGACAACCATTTTTGATCATAAAGAAACCGAATTAGATACCTCTTTACCAAAAGAAGAATATCAAATTAAATTAAAAAAAATAAAAACGTTAAAACAAAATAAGTTAGAGCGTACATTAGAAAAGATATTACCTAAAGCTTTTGCTGTCGTAAAAGAAACAGCGAGAAGGTTTACACATCAAAAATGTTTAGAAGTTATACCATCACCTTTAGATAGAGAATTAGCAGAAAAGCATGATTATGTAGTTATTGAAGGAGACAAAGCAATATGGACTAATGAGTGGCGAGTAGGCACAAATAACCATAAATGGGACATGATACATTATGATGTTCAATTGATTGCAGGTGTTGTGTTACATGAAGGGAAAATAGCCCAAATGAATACTGGCGAGGGAAAAACTCTTGCAAGTACGCTACCTATTTATTTAAATGCTTTAGCTCAAAAAGGTGTCCATGTTATTACAGTAAATGATTATTTAGCAAAAAGAGATGCAGAGTGGAATGCTCCTATATTTCAATTTTTAGGTTTAACTGTAGATTGTATAGAAAACTATCCTCAGCATTCGCTTAAAAGAAAAAATGCTTACAATGCTGATATTACATACGGTACTAATAGTGCTTTTGGCTTTGATTACCTCTTTGATAATATGGTTAAAAGTAAAGATGAGGTAAAACAAAGGGGACATCATTTCGCAATTTTAGACGAGGTAGATTCTGTACTAATTGATGACGCACGTACTCCACTTATTATATCTGGACAAGCAGAACAAACAAACTTAACAGCAAAGTTTGATGAGCTGAAACCACTTATGAGAGGTTTAGTAAGAGGACAAAGAAATCTAATTACAGAGAGTATAATAAAAATAAAACGCTTAAATAATTCGATAGATTCTAATGTAGCAGGCAAAGAATTATTAAAAGTGCTTAGAGGTGCACCAAACAATACTTTATTTTTAAAATATTTAAATGAATATGGAGTAAAACAACTCCTTCAGAAAGCACAACATCAATACTCGGCAAATAATGATTTAAAAATGCATGAGATTGACGAAACATTATTTTACGTTATAGACTTAAAGAATAAATCTGTTGAGTTAACAAATAAAGGTATGACTTTTATTAATGAACAGGTAAATGATAACTTTTTTGTATTACCAGATTTAAATATAACGTATAATACAGAAGAGGAAAAAAATATAGCCACTGATTTATATGAATTAAAGGTTGAAAAGATATTTAATTTTAGACAGCTTTTAAAAGCAAATACACTCTTTACAAAAGATATTGATTATGTAATAGAAGAGCATCAGATTAAGTTAATTGATGAACAGACGGGAAGAATTATGGAAGGACGAAGACTTTCTGATGGTCTTCATCAAGCGATAGAGGCTAAAGAAAGTTTACAAATAGAGGATGCTTCTCAGACGCATGCTTCTATTAGTTTACAAAATTATTTTAAGATGTATTCTAAGCTTTCGGGTATGACGGGTACTGCAGAAACAGAAGCAAATGAGTTTTGGAAAACTTATAAATTAGATATACTAGTTGTACCTACAAACTTGAAAGTAGAACGTGTAGATTTACCTGATAGGATATTTAAAACGCATAAACGAAGGTTAGAGGCTGTAGTACTAGAAATAATTGGTCAATCTAATTTAGGTAGGCCAGTTTTAGTCGGTACAAGTTCTGTAGAGGGGTCTGAATTATTAAGTAAATTATTAAACAAAAAGAATGTTCAGCATAAGGTACTTAATGCAAAAAGTCATAGAAGAGAAGCCGATATTATAAGTAAAGCAGGAGTGAGTGGAGCCATTACTATTGCCACAAACATGGCAGGTAGAGGTACTGATATTAAGTTATCTAAAGAAGCCTTAAAAGCTGGAGGACTTGCTGTTATCGGTACATGTAAACATGAATCTAGAAGGATTGATCAACAATTGCGAGGTCGTTCTGGTAGACAGGGTGATGTTGGTTCTTCTCAATTTTTCTTATCATTGGAAGATGAAATTGTTCGTTTATACGCATCTAATGATATTGCTCGATTAGAAGGACAATTTAAGCATTTTAAAAATGGTGAAATCTTTCATAAAAATTTAGATAAGATTGTTACAAAGTCTCAAATATCTGTTGAAGAAAATAATTTTTCGACCCGTAAAAAGATGTTAGAGTTTGATAATGTAATTAATCTCCAGAGAGATATTATCTATAACAGAAGACAAAATACACTCTTTAACACTACTGTAAAAGAAGAAATCGATCAATTATTCTTAGATGTAATTACCCAAATATTACTATCAAATAGTGATAATTTTAAAGAGTTTAATATTGCGTATTCGAGAGCCTTTGGGAGAACAACGTTTTTAAGAAAAAGTGACTTCCTTATGTTTAATCAAAAAGATGTTATTCAACTTCTGCTTAACGAATTCCTCTCAAATTATACAAAGCGCTTTGATAAATTTGAGTATTCTTCTGATATAAGTGTATATACATTTTTTGATAAATCTGTAGTGGTAGATCTAAAGAAGAATGATCAAAGTTTACTTATAGATACTATCCAAAGAGCTGTAATGTTAGATGTTATTGATAGAAAATGGAAACAACACCTTTTAGAGTTGGAAAAATTAAAACAAGAGGTGCAAAATGCAGTCTATGAACAAAAAGAACCTATTACAATTTTTAAGGTAGAAGCTTTTAATTTGTTCAAGCAGTTGATAGAAGATATAGATTATGAGATAGTTACTTTTTTAAGTAGAGGCTTACTTGGAACAAGAAAAGTAAAACAACCTATTGCTATTAAAGTAATGAACTCACCAGTAGAAAATGAACCGAACAATTACCAAAGAAATCAGAAAGTAACTGTAGAATATACTGACGGTTCGTTAAAGAAAGATATTAAATACAAAAATATATCTACTGATCTTCAGAATGGAAACTGTACAGTTGTTAAATAATTATCCTTTATAAATAATATCATGAAAAAGATTTTAAAACCTTTATTAATCCACCTAAGTATAATATTCATTTCATTTGGTTGTGTAACTGTAGATGATTTTGAAGTGCTTTCTTCGCCAGTTTATAGAAAATACATAGATAAGGACAGGCAACTAAATCTTGAGTTTAAAGAGATGCATTATGTACCTGCTTATTCAAATCTGTTTTATAAAAATGGAAATACGAAGCTAAATTTTGCAGTTGTATTAAGTATTAGAAATACGAGTGCTGTGGAAAGTATTTTTATTACTTCTGTTGATTTACGTAACAGTAAAGGTAAAAGTGTTAGAAAATATGTAAGTAGAGAAGTAGAGTTAGCTCCGTTAGGTTCAACAGAGTTTATTGTTAATTATAATGATAACAGAAGTGGACCAGGAGCAAATTTTATTGTTGAATATGGAGCTGAAAATGAAATTCAGGATACCCCAATAATTGAATCTGTAAACATTGGACATTATGGCCGACATGGTTTTTCTTTCTCGTCTCAATCAAAGAAAATTTCCAATTTTAACGAAGCAGATACTTTTTCTGAGGAGTAAAAGAGAAGTTACAAGAACTTCCATTTTTTATTAAATTATCTTTTAGATAATAACTGTAAAATAGCTGTTTTTAAAAAGATTTTAGGTAACCTATTTTTTTGCTTCCCGTTCCTCAGAAATACAAAATTTTGAAGAATATATCCTTCAATTTTGAGGCTTGTAATTATATAAAAAGGATAGACTAAAAAGTAGCTTTCTTGAACTTCTAAATAGTTGTGATCAGAATATAATGAAGTGAAAATAGAGTATAAAAAAGAATAAGGTTTATGAAAATAATTGGAAGGGTTGATAAAGTAGATTTTCCTGAGTTATCCTTGAAAAATATTAAGGTTAAAGTGGACACAGGAGCATATACATCATCAATTCATTGTTCTGAAATTAAAGAAATAGAAGTAGACCAAATAAAGAAACTCACTTTTAAAGTACTTGATTCAGAGTGTAATAAATTTAAAGATAAGGTAATTACAGAAGAGAATTACCAGAAAAGAAGTATTAAGAGTTCATTTGGGGATAGTGAAGAACGATTTATTATACAA includes:
- a CDS encoding DUF1254 domain-containing protein — encoded protein: MKNFIKLTFILFALLFFISTAIMAQGVNVQEKNAKINWEYQVAYQRGFEVINWSFPAVSMLQYREGHFNLGGGYNTIYYTSIPTDSLSKTVSTTVFISVKNGPVIIDIPTSTKEISLSFSAKNIWQKSCIDDSNGKYLFTPLDYKGETPNGYTVVSFKSNTIIINLMATPSKESNFQEAVDLSKQIHAYSFDQFSHPPKRNFINLEGKQITSTPDYNLSYFDKVTILLNEEPLQENDKIMEKMLLSIGLQKEKIFTPKVTVKKALEKAIKDRVKYIDYIHNKEDMPKKTS
- a CDS encoding DUF1214 domain-containing protein yields the protein MDVVAIGISIMLMTVFAFESGSPFRDKPNDENEGLTYKANVPDKILIPDLVTTNLIGDLNFKHALPTEETIDKVRYFMDLSKVTQSFTKGITIASTYAILEGIKDAGTTPGDLLLTTNFNDARFIALTPNRTTSYALGELNLKVEPWIVEINPKIIGTVNDAFMSHVLDMNISGQEQNIKYLFVGPDYTGSIPKGYKVSKSKSYRNWIFLRLLEENNSSTEAIQLLKEGCKMYPLSKANIPSFQKFIDANGLYINTVHANNEDFFTELNAMVQYESETSFDAELVRLFASIGIKKDKAFTPNKRMQTIFKEGAAIGNAYVRANVINARDKEAFLYPEKRQWFTGILKDLNNTENTKCLIDDLPMYHFLTAGNTNKFANAVYAISATDVASNHFDGGKTYTLTLPANIPTENNWSVIVYDNHTRSLLETNQLTAGIDSQKENIKSNKDGSYTLWFGPKAPKGKLENWIQTIPNNGFYTILRINNPTDRWFNKSWIPGDLTLSNNK
- a CDS encoding T9SS type A sorting domain-containing protein, producing MKRLFLLSLFINIHFALFGQPSTEWAQFAETTLSTNAYGTFNTTDNSGNTYNVGYYGTSSGETFVAGSESISAEEGIGYDGFIIKYDTDGVVLWMESLGGKDSHDYIRSIKTDGSGNIYLVGYYEDSANFDGANTITTSGQQDTFIVKYNSSGVFQWVKEIKGTSSIKGESVTIDTSGNIVVTGSYAAGTISCEGLSISGSTQSLFVAKFDSDGTATWIGSIEYYATIGAKSLSTDSNDNIYITGSINTSQSKIKTATDGVSNDYSDTNITLTDFTSGSSDIFITKFNYDGELQWFKSTTNTGTASGNGIIVDSNDNFYITGYYNGTINTVNTSNDNDAFIAKYNSAGTLIWLESYGGSGDQSGVATVVDQLDDVYLTTDNTIVKLDSDGNQEWTRSSSSPTGTLETQSISINSGGDIIISGQFKEDADFNGTSIDAERSAWSIFTTKFSNSDDLPIELLSFTGSLENNQVLFTWETASEINNDFFTLERSKDGKNWQIIETIKGAGNSSTTLKYTTVDTTPFSKKSYYRLKQTDFDRQYTYSNSISIQKESTNEFILSYYPNPSRNTLTIEHNASQDINYQIINALGQIELRGTLLQQNDVINLSNLKSGLHYLKTYKKTVKIIVAKD
- a CDS encoding preprotein translocase subunit SecA, producing the protein MIQNFLQKIFGSKSGRDLKSLLPVAVSINREYLKLRHISDDELRNKTVEFINYIDNETTIFDHKETELDTSLPKEEYQIKLKKIKTLKQNKLERTLEKILPKAFAVVKETARRFTHQKCLEVIPSPLDRELAEKHDYVVIEGDKAIWTNEWRVGTNNHKWDMIHYDVQLIAGVVLHEGKIAQMNTGEGKTLASTLPIYLNALAQKGVHVITVNDYLAKRDAEWNAPIFQFLGLTVDCIENYPQHSLKRKNAYNADITYGTNSAFGFDYLFDNMVKSKDEVKQRGHHFAILDEVDSVLIDDARTPLIISGQAEQTNLTAKFDELKPLMRGLVRGQRNLITESIIKIKRLNNSIDSNVAGKELLKVLRGAPNNTLFLKYLNEYGVKQLLQKAQHQYSANNDLKMHEIDETLFYVIDLKNKSVELTNKGMTFINEQVNDNFFVLPDLNITYNTEEEKNIATDLYELKVEKIFNFRQLLKANTLFTKDIDYVIEEHQIKLIDEQTGRIMEGRRLSDGLHQAIEAKESLQIEDASQTHASISLQNYFKMYSKLSGMTGTAETEANEFWKTYKLDILVVPTNLKVERVDLPDRIFKTHKRRLEAVVLEIIGQSNLGRPVLVGTSSVEGSELLSKLLNKKNVQHKVLNAKSHRREADIISKAGVSGAITIATNMAGRGTDIKLSKEALKAGGLAVIGTCKHESRRIDQQLRGRSGRQGDVGSSQFFLSLEDEIVRLYASNDIARLEGQFKHFKNGEIFHKNLDKIVTKSQISVEENNFSTRKKMLEFDNVINLQRDIIYNRRQNTLFNTTVKEEIDQLFLDVITQILLSNSDNFKEFNIAYSRAFGRTTFLRKSDFLMFNQKDVIQLLLNEFLSNYTKRFDKFEYSSDISVYTFFDKSVVVDLKKNDQSLLIDTIQRAVMLDVIDRKWKQHLLELEKLKQEVQNAVYEQKEPITIFKVEAFNLFKQLIEDIDYEIVTFLSRGLLGTRKVKQPIAIKVMNSPVENEPNNYQRNQKVTVEYTDGSLKKDIKYKNISTDLQNGNCTVVK
- a CDS encoding DUF3124 domain-containing protein; protein product: MKKILKPLLIHLSIIFISFGCVTVDDFEVLSSPVYRKYIDKDRQLNLEFKEMHYVPAYSNLFYKNGNTKLNFAVVLSIRNTSAVESIFITSVDLRNSKGKSVRKYVSREVELAPLGSTEFIVNYNDNRSGPGANFIVEYGAENEIQDTPIIESVNIGHYGRHGFSFSSQSKKISNFNEADTFSEE
- a CDS encoding ATP-dependent zinc protease family protein, translated to MKIIGRVDKVDFPELSLKNIKVKVDTGAYTSSIHCSEIKEIEVDQIKKLTFKVLDSECNKFKDKVITEENYQKRSIKSSFGDSEERFIIQSEIILFNTTYPIELSLTNRRDMKYPILIGRKFLSGKFIVDTSIKNQSYFLKI